The Patescibacteria group bacterium sequence TCTTCATAGTATTATTAAGCGTTTTAATATCCACTGCGACAGAAGGCATCGTGCGCTTGATGATGCCAAAGCTATTTTTCAATTTTATAAATTGCTCAAAGAATCGCACCCTCAGGAGGTATTCCTCAAAGCTATTGAACACATACTGCGCAAACCATATCTTCCTCCAAAAATTGATGAAAGAATTCTTGAAGATCTTCCAGAAAGACCAGGCGTGTATATTTTCTATGGATCAACATCTGATAACAAGCCCACTAATACCATAAACAATCAAATAGATAAAAAACTACGAAAGATAAATAATACAAAAAATTTAGTACCGTTATATATTGGAAAAAGCATTAATATCAAAGAAAGAGTACTTGCTCATTTTGCATCAGATATTCACTCTCCACTGGAAATGAAGATAGCGCAACAGGTCGAGAGTATCGAAACAATACCCACTGCAGGAGAGTTTGGGGCGCTTTTTATGGAATCACAGCTTATTAAAAAACTTCTTCCACTTTATAACAAAAAATTAAGGCAGAAACGAAAAATGATCGCCATTAAAATGCAAAAAAACAAAGAAGGATTTCTTACTGTCATTATGGAATCTGTAGCAAAACCATCAGTTGCCGAACTTGATTTATATGTTGGATTCTTCACATCTAAAAAACAAGCAAGAGATTTTCTCTTTAATATAGCTCAAGAATTTAATCTCTGTGAAAAGCTCTTAGGCCTTGAAAAGACAAATACGAGTTGTTTTGGATATCGTTTAGAAAGGTGTAAAGGTGCGTGCATCAAGCAAGAATCTCCTCTTACCTATAATATAAGATGTTCTCAAGCATTTACAAAAACAAAAATAAAAACATGGCCATTCTCAGGACCAATTGTTATAGTAGAAGAATGCAACTCAAACGAAAAAGCAGAATATTTTATAGTTGATAAATGGTGTATTATAGGACATATTACTGCCGATTCATACGAAGCTTTTAACGAAAATCATCTAGAGTATACTTTTGACCTTGATACGTACAAAATACTTCTTCGTTTTTTAACGAAGAACA is a genomic window containing:
- a CDS encoding exonuclease; translation: MLPQKLAFVDIETTGARSRYDRIIEIGILRVENDQIVQTYSTLVNPQRYIPSEIELLTGITSDKIEQSPTFREIADDVLAVLKETVFVAHNVRFDYGFLKAEFKRLNKTFSFKHFCTVRLSRVLFPEFTHHNLHSIIKRFNIHCDRRHRALDDAKAIFQFYKLLKESHPQEVFLKAIEHILRKPYLPPKIDERILEDLPERPGVYIFYGSTSDNKPTNTINNQIDKKLRKINNTKNLVPLYIGKSINIKERVLAHFASDIHSPLEMKIAQQVESIETIPTAGEFGALFMESQLIKKLLPLYNKKLRQKRKMIAIKMQKNKEGFLTVIMESVAKPSVAELDLYVGFFTSKKQARDFLFNIAQEFNLCEKLLGLEKTNTSCFGYRLERCKGACIKQESPLTYNIRCSQAFTKTKIKTWPFSGPIVIVEECNSNEKAEYFIVDKWCIIGHITADSYEAFNENHLEYTFDLDTYKILLRFLTKNKRRKQIKLLSPQLYS